One genomic window of Streptomyces sp. NBC_01276 includes the following:
- a CDS encoding gamma-glutamylcyclotransferase family protein, with protein MTSVDRPQSGVLPFFVYGTLRPGEVNHALFLRGRTAAEEPARLPDAALYEGPGYPYAVERPGSAIAGELITPAPGAYGELLAALDLLEEYAGPDRPGNVYDRVARAAVRPDGTRVRAWVYLAAAPLARRLAASGTEIPGGDWLRRGDRV; from the coding sequence GTGACATCGGTCGATCGGCCGCAATCCGGCGTACTGCCGTTCTTCGTGTACGGGACGCTACGGCCGGGGGAGGTCAACCACGCCCTGTTCCTGCGGGGCCGGACGGCGGCCGAGGAACCCGCCCGGCTGCCGGACGCGGCGCTCTACGAGGGGCCCGGCTACCCGTACGCCGTCGAGCGGCCTGGCTCCGCCATCGCCGGGGAGCTGATCACCCCGGCGCCCGGCGCGTACGGGGAACTGCTGGCCGCGCTGGACCTGCTGGAGGAGTACGCGGGCCCGGACCGCCCGGGGAACGTCTACGACCGGGTCGCCCGCGCGGCCGTCCGCCCCGACGGCACCCGCGTCCGCGCCTGGGTCTACCTGGCGGCGGCCCCGCTGGCCCGGCGCCTCGCCGCATCGGGCACCGAGATCCCGGGCGGCGACTGGCTCCGCCGCGGCGACCGGGTGTAG
- the dnaG gene encoding DNA primase produces the protein MAGRINDDDVKAVRDAVPIDAVVSEYLQLRNAGGGNLKGLCPFHDEKSPSFQVSPSKGFYHCFGCQAGGDTLDFIMKIDHLSFSEAVERLAGQAGITLRYEEGGYTAGTSGRGERIRLVEAHKAAALFYAEQLGGAEAEIGRRFLAERGFDQAAAEHFGVGYSPAGWDHLTRFLRGKGFSDKELILSGLAQDSRSGKPIDRFRGRLMWPIRDISGEVVGFGARKLRDDDNGPKYLNTPETAIYKKSQVLYGIDLAKKEIAKTSRAVVVEGYTDVMACHLAGVTTAIATCGTAFGGDHIKILRRLLMDNATAEVIFTFDGDAAGQKAALRAFEDDQKFAAETSITIAPGGMDPCDLRLAQGDAAVSGLVDSRTPLFEFALRHIVGRHNLENPAGRAAALAEAAPVVASIKDLSIQHESAVQLAGMLGILDEQFVVKRVAQLARWARERGNQPQQGRGGGRAPQEAPAAQPPAADRGGPALNLRSPAHRTERELLKLALQRPALVSPAFDAYGIDEFTAPPYAAVRQAIQDAGGAAQGTEDYLVRVREAAPNDTVRAMVTELAVEAIHAKTVDEVYAGVQLVQVRLRAVDRRVLEIQGALTRLSPQAPPEQHAAVQQELWVLQQYGQRLRNRGAEGL, from the coding sequence GTGGCAGGACGGATCAACGACGACGACGTGAAGGCGGTACGGGACGCGGTCCCGATCGACGCCGTGGTCTCCGAGTACCTCCAGCTGCGCAACGCCGGCGGCGGCAACCTCAAGGGCCTGTGCCCCTTCCACGACGAGAAGTCCCCGTCCTTCCAGGTCAGCCCCAGCAAGGGCTTCTACCACTGCTTCGGCTGCCAGGCCGGCGGGGACACCCTCGACTTCATCATGAAGATCGACCACCTCTCCTTCTCGGAGGCGGTCGAGCGGCTGGCCGGCCAGGCCGGCATCACCCTGCGGTACGAGGAGGGCGGCTACACCGCCGGCACCAGCGGCCGCGGCGAGCGCATCCGCCTGGTCGAGGCCCACAAGGCCGCCGCCCTCTTCTACGCGGAGCAGCTCGGCGGGGCCGAGGCGGAGATCGGCCGCCGGTTCCTGGCGGAGCGCGGCTTCGACCAGGCGGCGGCCGAGCACTTCGGCGTGGGCTACAGCCCGGCCGGCTGGGACCACCTGACCCGGTTCCTGCGCGGCAAGGGCTTCAGCGACAAGGAGCTGATCCTCTCCGGCCTGGCCCAGGACAGCCGCAGCGGCAAGCCCATCGACCGGTTCCGCGGCCGGCTCATGTGGCCGATCCGCGACATCAGCGGCGAGGTCGTCGGCTTCGGCGCGCGCAAGCTGCGCGACGACGACAACGGCCCGAAGTACCTGAACACCCCCGAGACGGCGATCTACAAGAAGTCCCAGGTGCTGTACGGCATCGACCTGGCCAAGAAGGAGATCGCCAAGACCTCCCGGGCCGTGGTCGTCGAGGGCTACACCGACGTCATGGCCTGCCACCTGGCCGGGGTCACCACCGCCATCGCCACCTGTGGCACGGCCTTCGGCGGGGACCACATCAAGATCCTGCGCCGGCTGCTGATGGACAACGCGACCGCTGAGGTGATCTTCACCTTCGACGGTGACGCGGCCGGGCAGAAGGCGGCCCTGCGGGCGTTCGAGGACGACCAGAAGTTCGCCGCGGAGACCTCCATCACCATCGCCCCGGGCGGGATGGACCCCTGCGACCTGCGGCTCGCTCAGGGCGACGCCGCCGTGTCCGGGCTGGTGGACTCCCGCACCCCGCTGTTCGAGTTCGCGCTGCGGCACATCGTGGGCCGGCACAACCTGGAGAACCCGGCGGGCCGCGCGGCCGCGCTGGCCGAGGCCGCTCCGGTCGTCGCGAGCATCAAGGACCTGTCGATCCAGCACGAGTCGGCCGTCCAGCTGGCGGGCATGCTGGGCATCCTCGACGAGCAGTTCGTCGTCAAGCGGGTCGCGCAACTGGCGCGCTGGGCCCGCGAGCGCGGCAACCAGCCGCAGCAGGGCCGGGGTGGCGGGCGGGCGCCCCAGGAGGCCCCGGCCGCGCAGCCGCCCGCCGCGGACCGGGGCGGTCCCGCACTGAACCTGCGCAGCCCCGCCCACCGCACGGAGCGCGAGCTGCTGAAGCTGGCGCTCCAGCGCCCCGCGCTGGTCTCCCCCGCCTTCGACGCCTACGGGATCGACGAGTTCACCGCCCCGCCCTACGCCGCGGTCCGCCAGGCGATCCAGGACGCCGGGGGCGCCGCCCAGGGCACGGAGGACTACCTGGTCCGGGTCCGCGAGGCCGCGCCGAACGACACCGTCCGCGCGATGGTCACGGAGCTGGCGGTGGAGGCCATCCACGCCAAGACGGTGGACGAGGTGTACGCGGGGGTGCAGCTGGTCCAGGTCCGGCTGCGTGCCGTGGACCGCCGCGTCCTGGAGATCCAGGGCGCCCTGACCCGCCTGAGCCCGCAGGCCCCGCCGGAGCAGCACGCGGCGGTCCAGCAGGAACTGTGGGTCCTCCAGCAGTACGGGCAGCGCCTGCGCAACCGCGGGGCCGAAGGGCTCTGA
- a CDS encoding NAD(P)/FAD-dependent oxidoreductase: MVDAHQTFIIVGGGLAGAKAAETLRAEGFTGRVILIGDEREHPYERPPLSKGYLVGKEDRDSVFVHEPSWYASAEIELHLGQPAVHLDRAAKTVRLGDGTLLHYDKLLLATGAEPRRLDVPGTGLAGVHHLRRLAHAERLRGVLASLGRDNGHLLIAGAGWIGLEVAAAAREYGAEVTVVEPLATPLHAVLGPEVGRLFTDLHAEHGVRFHFGARLTEIVGQDGMVLAARTEDGEEHPAHAVLAAIGAAPRTALAETSGLALVDREHGGGIAVDESLRTSDPDIYAAGDVAAAHHPWIGSRLRVEHWANALNGGPAAARAMLGREVSYDRVPYFFSDQYDVGLEYSGYAPAGSYDQVLIRGDVGKREFIAFWLSGGRVLAGMNVNVWDVTEQIQALIRSGRPVQADLLTDPEVPLTSLLPAQGA; encoded by the coding sequence GTGGTCGACGCACACCAGACGTTCATCATCGTCGGCGGAGGGCTCGCCGGGGCGAAAGCCGCCGAGACGCTGAGGGCGGAGGGGTTCACGGGGCGGGTGATCCTGATCGGGGACGAGCGCGAGCATCCGTACGAGCGGCCACCGCTGTCCAAGGGCTACCTGGTGGGCAAGGAGGACCGCGACAGCGTCTTCGTCCACGAGCCGTCCTGGTACGCGAGCGCCGAGATCGAACTGCACCTGGGCCAGCCCGCCGTCCACCTGGACCGGGCCGCCAAGACGGTGCGCCTGGGCGACGGCACCCTGCTGCACTACGACAAGCTCCTGCTGGCCACCGGCGCCGAACCGCGCCGCCTGGACGTCCCGGGAACGGGCCTGGCCGGCGTGCACCACCTGCGGCGCCTCGCGCACGCCGAGCGGCTGCGGGGCGTCCTGGCCTCCCTGGGCCGGGACAACGGCCACCTGCTGATCGCGGGCGCCGGCTGGATCGGCCTGGAGGTCGCGGCGGCGGCCCGCGAGTACGGGGCCGAGGTCACCGTGGTCGAGCCGTTGGCCACCCCGCTGCACGCGGTGCTGGGCCCGGAGGTCGGCCGGCTCTTCACGGACCTGCACGCCGAGCACGGGGTCCGCTTCCACTTCGGGGCGCGGCTCACCGAGATCGTCGGCCAGGACGGCATGGTGCTGGCCGCACGGACGGAGGACGGCGAGGAGCACCCGGCGCACGCGGTGCTCGCGGCGATCGGCGCCGCGCCGCGGACCGCGCTCGCCGAGACCTCCGGCCTGGCCCTGGTCGACCGGGAGCACGGCGGCGGGATCGCGGTCGACGAGTCGCTGCGCACCTCCGATCCGGACATCTACGCGGCCGGGGACGTGGCCGCCGCGCACCACCCGTGGATCGGGTCCCGGCTGCGGGTGGAACACTGGGCCAACGCCCTCAACGGCGGCCCCGCCGCCGCGCGGGCGATGCTGGGCCGGGAGGTCAGCTACGACCGGGTGCCGTACTTCTTCTCCGACCAGTACGACGTGGGCCTGGAGTACTCGGGGTACGCCCCGGCCGGGAGCTACGACCAGGTGCTGATCCGCGGGGACGTGGGCAAGCGGGAGTTCATCGCCTTCTGGCTCTCCGGGGGCCGGGTGCTGGCCGGCATGAACGTGAACGTGTGGGACGTCACCGAACAGATCCAGGCCCTGATCAGGTCGGGACGTCCGGTGCAGGCCGACCTGCTCACGGACCCGGAGGTTCCGCTCACCTCGCTGCTGCCTGCGCAGGGGGCCTGA
- a CDS encoding deoxyguanosinetriphosphate triphosphohydrolase has protein sequence MEGTPHAPAYESYDTAATERWAPEPDKRPGRTAFQRDRARVLHSAALRRLAGKTQVVTPGTRSYEWDASPRTRLTHSLECAQIGRELGAALGCDPDLVEAACLSHDMGHPPFGHNGEEALNEFAKDCGGFEGNAQSLRLLTRLEPKRFVPDPAGGQPVSVGLNLTRACLDAATKYPWARGNHPTDPGSVKFGAYEDDLPVFEWLRRGAPADRKCFEAQVMDWADDVAYSVHDFEDGLHAGHLDPNLLFAEPERAVIWRVAIGRYVPADTEPEELREALDRLMEEDWWPHGYDGSAVAQARLKDATSQLVGRFCLAAEGATREAYGSGRLTRYGAELVVPREARNECAVLKAVADLYVMQRDEQERLRADQRIVLAELAEALSARAPEGLDPQFRAIFDAAPDDRARKRAVIDQIACLTDASARSLHARLTRRGRRTGG, from the coding sequence ATGGAAGGCACCCCGCACGCCCCCGCCTACGAGTCCTACGACACGGCCGCCACCGAGCGCTGGGCCCCCGAGCCCGACAAGCGCCCCGGCCGCACCGCCTTCCAGCGCGACCGCGCGCGCGTGCTGCACTCGGCCGCCCTGCGCCGGCTCGCCGGGAAGACCCAGGTGGTCACCCCGGGGACACGTTCCTACGAGTGGGACGCGAGCCCCCGTACCCGGCTGACCCACTCCCTGGAGTGCGCGCAGATCGGCCGGGAGCTCGGCGCCGCCCTGGGCTGCGACCCCGACCTCGTCGAGGCGGCCTGCCTCTCCCACGACATGGGCCACCCGCCCTTCGGGCACAACGGCGAGGAGGCGCTCAACGAGTTCGCCAAGGACTGCGGCGGCTTCGAGGGCAACGCCCAGTCGCTGCGCCTGCTGACCCGGCTGGAGCCCAAGCGGTTCGTGCCGGACCCGGCGGGCGGGCAACCCGTCAGTGTCGGCCTCAACCTCACCCGCGCCTGCCTGGACGCCGCCACCAAGTACCCCTGGGCCCGGGGGAACCACCCCACCGACCCCGGCTCGGTGAAGTTCGGCGCCTACGAGGACGACCTGCCGGTCTTCGAATGGCTGCGCCGCGGCGCGCCCGCCGACCGCAAGTGCTTCGAGGCCCAGGTCATGGACTGGGCGGACGACGTCGCGTACTCGGTGCACGACTTCGAGGACGGTCTGCACGCCGGGCACCTCGACCCCAACCTCCTGTTCGCCGAGCCCGAGCGGGCCGTCATCTGGCGGGTCGCCATCGGCCGCTACGTCCCGGCCGACACCGAGCCCGAGGAACTGCGCGAGGCGCTCGACCGTTTGATGGAGGAGGACTGGTGGCCGCACGGCTACGACGGCTCGGCCGTGGCCCAGGCCCGGCTGAAGGACGCCACCAGCCAGCTGGTCGGCCGCTTCTGCCTGGCCGCCGAGGGCGCCACCCGTGAGGCGTACGGCTCCGGCCGCCTCACCCGCTACGGCGCCGAGCTGGTGGTGCCGCGCGAGGCGCGCAACGAATGCGCCGTCCTCAAGGCCGTCGCCGACCTGTACGTGATGCAGCGCGACGAACAGGAGCGGCTGCGCGCGGACCAGCGCATCGTCCTGGCCGAACTCGCCGAGGCGCTCAGCGCCCGCGCACCCGAGGGGCTGGACCCCCAGTTCCGGGCGATCTTCGACGCCGCCCCGGACGACAGGGCCCGCAAGCGCGCGGTGATCGACCAGATCGCGTGCCTGACCGATGCCTCCGCCCGCTCCCTGCACGCACGCCTCACCAGACGCGGGCGGCGCACCGGGGGGTGA
- a CDS encoding sirohydrochlorin chelatase, protein MQPTLVAVAHGSRDPRAPRTVLALLERVRELRPRLDVRLGHIELNRPLLGDTLRALSGEAVLVPLLLGRGTHVKRDLPASAARAAHLRVRVAAPLGPHPLLVEALFERLLEAGWNPGRRDGAAVVLAAAGSRDPESAADTRRTAAQLSERLGGIPVAPAYASANTAATPGVPEVVRALTARGHHRIAVASYFAAPGRFASAGAAAAPGPASAPLGAHPALARLVLQRYDEALAREADRRELASA, encoded by the coding sequence ATGCAGCCCACCCTCGTCGCCGTGGCCCACGGCAGCCGCGACCCGCGCGCCCCGCGCACCGTCCTCGCCCTCCTCGAACGGGTCCGCGAGCTCCGCCCCCGCCTCGACGTCCGCCTCGGCCACATCGAGCTGAACCGGCCCCTGCTCGGCGACACCCTGCGCGCACTGTCCGGGGAGGCGGTGCTCGTGCCGCTGCTGCTCGGGCGCGGCACCCACGTCAAACGGGACCTCCCCGCCTCCGCCGCCCGGGCCGCACACCTGCGGGTCCGCGTCGCCGCGCCGCTGGGGCCGCACCCGCTGCTCGTCGAGGCCCTGTTCGAACGTCTCCTGGAGGCCGGCTGGAACCCGGGCCGACGCGACGGCGCGGCCGTCGTGCTGGCCGCCGCCGGATCCCGCGACCCCGAATCCGCCGCCGACACCCGGCGCACCGCCGCCCAGCTGTCCGAGCGGCTCGGCGGGATACCCGTGGCGCCGGCCTACGCCTCCGCCAACACCGCCGCCACACCGGGCGTCCCCGAGGTCGTGCGCGCGCTGACCGCACGCGGCCACCACCGGATCGCGGTGGCCTCGTACTTCGCCGCCCCGGGCCGGTTCGCCTCCGCGGGCGCCGCCGCCGCGCCCGGTCCGGCGTCCGCCCCGCTCGGCGCCCATCCGGCGCTGGCCAGGCTGGTCCTCCAGCGCTACGACGAGGCCCTCGCCCGCGAGGCCGACCGGCGCGAACTGGCCAGCGCATAA
- a CDS encoding vancomycin high temperature exclusion protein has protein sequence MGLCVLALLPATWTHVSAADRLRTTARAPAAEVAVVFGAGLWNGRPTPYLANRLDAAVELYRAGKVKVVLVTGDNSRREYDEPDAMRTYLTAHGVPDGRVVSDYAGFDTWDSCVRAREIFGVHRAVLVSQGFHIHRAVALCQAAGVDAYGVGVDDAHDATWYYGGAREVFAAGKAALDAVLRPDPTFLGPKEEGVSRALGGLAD, from the coding sequence ATGGGGCTGTGCGTGCTGGCGCTGCTGCCCGCGACGTGGACCCACGTGAGCGCGGCCGACCGGCTGCGGACCACCGCCCGCGCGCCCGCGGCGGAGGTGGCCGTGGTCTTCGGGGCGGGGCTGTGGAACGGCCGCCCGACCCCGTACCTGGCCAACCGGCTCGACGCGGCCGTGGAGCTGTACCGCGCCGGCAAGGTGAAGGTGGTCCTGGTCACGGGGGACAACAGCCGCCGGGAGTACGACGAGCCCGACGCGATGCGGACCTACCTCACCGCCCACGGGGTCCCGGACGGGCGGGTGGTCAGCGACTACGCCGGCTTCGACACCTGGGACTCCTGCGTGCGGGCCCGGGAGATCTTCGGGGTGCACCGGGCGGTCCTGGTCAGCCAGGGGTTCCACATACACCGGGCCGTGGCCCTGTGCCAGGCCGCGGGTGTGGACGCGTACGGGGTCGGGGTCGACGACGCGCACGACGCGACCTGGTACTACGGCGGGGCCCGCGAGGTGTTCGCGGCGGGCAAGGCGGCGCTGGACGCGGTCCTCCGACCGGATCCGACGTTCCTCGGGCCGAAGGAGGAGGGGGTGTCGCGGGCCCTGGGCGGTCTGGCAGACTGA